The nucleotide sequence AGGGAATGTTTAAGCTTCTGCCTTGGGTTCTGTCAACTCTCCATTTTCTGACTTTTGCCTCTTTTTTTCAACTTCGCCCTGGAAGAGAAAAGCAACGGTGTTAGTTCTCATCGAAGGCAGAATACACAAAACAAGAGTCAGGAGCAGGGTGCTGTCAACACTGGGCGAGTTCACCACCCTCGAGCTGCAGTCGCCAGTTTTCACCGCCAGAGGGCAGTGAAAGGGAAGGCTCCCCCAGTGGCAGATAGTGGAATGGCAGCACTtgtctccaccgccccccctcaGTACTGTGCCTGCAGAATTCTCACCACCTTCATTTTAATTTAGCCTGCACTTTTTAAAATGCCATTAAAAAGGTATCATTTGGCCCTGATCCCATATCACACACTATTTGCCGGCCAAAATAAAAGGCCCGCTCTCCCTGTAGACAAGGCATTATCGTTAGTCTACCCCACTGTGAAGATATTTGGTTTGCCTTTTCACAGCACTGAACTAGTGCTCGTCAGGAGACGACAGTCCAACTCTCCCATGATTCAGCATGCCACTGAAGCAATGCATTTTGAAGCATGCAAGTGACTTATGCCACTTTAAAGGAAACCTGATCTGCACATACCTGCTCCTCAGCAGGACGCTTTACTGCATGTCCATCTGTATCATCTCCTTCCTCCTCAGCACCCTCTTCCTCTTCACCAtcctcctcttcaccttctcCCTCAGCTGGAAAATAAAACTGGCTATTTACCAAAATTTCAGTACAAGCCCATACACAAAGTAGAATGTGACCTTCCAATGCATCAGGATAGGATTACAAGCAGTTAGTTCATCACTATTCAAAATATTACCAGTATGTTACTTTAAGAATACTTTTCTTGGAGCCCAGATATTGATCAAAGCCTCCTTATTTAGAAACTGTTAATATTCTGAAGTCTTAATGCAGCATCAGCAGCGTCCTGAAAGTTCCTCCTAGCTACTTaccatcttcctcttcctcctcttcctcatctacttccTCTGCATTTTCATCTGCATGGTCAgccccattctcctcctcctagaACACAAGCAAATCTTTAGGGGAAAGCAGATAGTAAATCTGAACTTGTTCCAGGTGCATGCTGTTTGATGGATAGTAACTTCACTGGTTCTGTGCAAATTTGTCTATCCAGAGTTCAGGATCAACCATCAACACTGAGTCATGCCATTTGTGTCTCAGTGTCATTGAACACCCTCCCCCAAACCAAACCCCCTGAATTACAGTAATATTTCCATAGACATGGTTCAGCTGTCTTTAGGTTTGGCCAAGTACCTTTAGTTTATGGTTCCAGTATTCTCTAAAAATATTTACTTAAATTAGCATTGTGTTTGCATGGACTGCATCTGGATACAATCTTTGAAAGGCCTTTTATGACACCTATGCAAAAATTGTGTTAGTATACATGAGACTATGTGGTGTGTCACACTGGAGATTAATGTGGCTGGACTGATAGCAGATGGCAACTATATATTAGAGTAAAGTTGGTGAAAAGTCACAAGAACCCAAGTTAGTAAAAATGTTTACTGTATGttttaacttttctgacacctggTCTGGGGGGAAATGGAGAGTTGGAGAAACGCTATCTGGCAGTCGGAGGAGGGACTGTGGTTTGGTTCATCAAGTACAATCCAACTTGTAAACAGTCACAGCATGGATGGTTAGAATACTCATGCTTCTTTCTCTAAACTGGTCCACAAATTAAAAGGAGCTTTTAAAATCCGACAA is from Heptranchias perlo isolate sHepPer1 chromosome 32, sHepPer1.hap1, whole genome shotgun sequence and encodes:
- the si:ch211-222l21.1 gene encoding parathymosin; amino-acid sequence: MADTVVDTTKEVKPKDLKEKAVEESEKKENGSGDAPANGTEEENGADHADENAEEVDEEEEEEEDAEGEGEEEDGEEEEGAEEEGDDTDGHAVKRPAEEQGEVEKKRQKSENGELTEPKAEA